One genomic region from Candidatus Zixiibacteriota bacterium encodes:
- the xerC gene encoding tyrosine recombinase XerC — translation MSGSEYAEEELKSSIQDYLSYIQSEKNYSVHTFDAYKKDLFSFSDFLKSKQKEKITPDSIRRKDIKNYLIYLSQKGFDPASIQRKLSTLRSFFKYLQRKLKVKTNPASSLEAPKRKKRLPRALSWPQVKSLLEPSLYQKEKEGLRDRAILELLYNTGLRLAEISSLKRGDIDFQAGEIKVLGKGNKERIVPIGANAAKILTGYLDSKNSKDDFIFSNKYGEKLGRRGIARVVKKIGAKVIEEKKFSPHVLRHSFATHLLDEGANLLAVKEMLGHKKLSTTQIYTHVSLERVKKVYRKAHPRSGYKG, via the coding sequence ATGTCCGGATCTGAATATGCAGAAGAAGAGCTGAAGAGCAGCATTCAGGATTATCTTTCTTACATTCAATCTGAGAAAAATTACTCCGTTCATACCTTTGATGCTTATAAGAAAGATTTGTTTTCCTTTTCAGATTTTCTGAAGTCTAAGCAAAAGGAAAAAATCACCCCAGACTCAATCCGGAGGAAAGACATAAAGAATTATTTAATCTATCTAAGCCAGAAGGGTTTTGATCCTGCTTCGATCCAGCGGAAACTCTCAACTTTAAGGTCTTTTTTCAAGTATCTGCAAAGGAAGCTGAAGGTCAAAACTAATCCAGCTTCAAGCCTGGAAGCCCCCAAAAGGAAAAAGAGGCTTCCTCGGGCGCTAAGCTGGCCACAGGTCAAGTCTCTGCTCGAGCCTTCCTTATATCAGAAGGAAAAAGAAGGATTGAGGGACAGGGCGATTCTGGAACTTCTGTACAATACAGGTCTAAGACTGGCTGAGATATCTTCCCTTAAGAGAGGAGATATAGATTTCCAAGCTGGCGAAATAAAAGTCCTGGGAAAAGGGAATAAAGAAAGAATTGTCCCGATTGGCGCGAACGCGGCTAAAATCCTTACTGGATATCTGGACTCAAAGAATTCCAAAGATGATTTTATTTTCTCAAATAAGTATGGAGAGAAGCTTGGTCGCAGGGGGATAGCCAGGGTGGTGAAAAAAATCGGGGCAAAGGTAATCGAGGAAAAAAAATTTAGTCCTCACGTTTTGAGGCACAGTTTTGCCACGCATCTTCTGGACGAAGGAGCAAACCTTCTGGCAGTCAAAGAGATGTTAGGACATAAAAAGCTCTCCACTACCCAGATTTATACTCACGTTTCTCTGGAAAGAGTGAAAAAAGTTTATAGAAAAGCCCATCCGAGATCGGGATATAAAGGCTGA
- the hslU gene encoding ATP-dependent protease ATPase subunit HslU, with product MKELTPNQIVEELDKYIIGQDKAKKSVGIALRNRWRRQQVEGELKDEIMPNNIIMIGPTGVGKTEIARRLANLASAPFVKVEASKFTEVGYVGRDVESMVRDLIDLAVNMVKREKSLEVSQRASELAEEKILNLLLPVTLRRKNAGKESLPAPSKELEEKGKKTREKLREKLKQGKLDQRHIEIELPEDRFPTVEIFTPAGIEELGFNFQEMFSGMIPKKTKKRKVSVGEAQKILTQEEVGRLVDMEEIISTALERVENSGIIFVDEIDKIVGEKVKGAGPDVSREGVQRDLLPIVEGTNVMTKYGMVKTDHILFIAAGAFHTYKPSDLIPELQGRFPIRVELDSLSTKDFVRILTEPRNSLIKQYTALLATEGVEIEFEKEAIEEIAHIANLVNERTENIGARRLHTVMTTLLEDIMFRIPETKMEKIVVTKKMVEDTLKSIVEDKDLSRYIL from the coding sequence ATGAAAGAGCTTACACCTAATCAGATCGTTGAGGAACTGGATAAGTATATAATCGGGCAGGATAAAGCCAAAAAATCTGTGGGGATCGCCCTTCGGAACAGGTGGAGAAGGCAGCAGGTGGAAGGTGAGTTAAAAGATGAGATAATGCCCAATAATATCATAATGATCGGTCCAACCGGAGTGGGAAAGACCGAGATAGCCAGAAGGCTGGCAAATTTGGCCAGTGCCCCTTTTGTTAAAGTGGAAGCCTCTAAGTTCACTGAAGTGGGTTACGTAGGTCGTGATGTCGAGTCGATGGTGCGAGATCTGATTGATCTGGCAGTGAATATGGTTAAAAGGGAGAAATCGCTTGAGGTGAGCCAGAGGGCATCCGAGTTAGCTGAGGAGAAGATTTTAAACCTGCTTTTGCCAGTTACCTTAAGAAGAAAAAACGCCGGCAAAGAGAGTCTGCCGGCACCGAGTAAAGAATTAGAGGAGAAAGGAAAGAAAACCAGAGAGAAGTTAAGAGAAAAATTAAAACAGGGGAAATTAGACCAGAGGCATATCGAAATCGAATTGCCAGAGGACAGGTTTCCCACCGTGGAGATTTTCACTCCTGCCGGGATCGAGGAGTTAGGTTTCAATTTCCAGGAGATGTTCTCCGGAATGATTCCCAAGAAGACTAAAAAGAGGAAAGTAAGTGTGGGTGAGGCGCAGAAAATTCTTACCCAGGAAGAGGTGGGCAGGTTAGTGGATATGGAAGAGATCATCTCCACTGCCTTGGAAAGGGTAGAGAACTCCGGGATAATTTTTGTGGATGAGATTGATAAGATTGTAGGGGAGAAGGTCAAAGGCGCAGGTCCGGACGTCTCACGCGAGGGGGTTCAAAGAGATTTGCTCCCGATTGTGGAAGGGACAAATGTGATGACCAAGTATGGGATGGTCAAAACCGACCACATACTTTTCATAGCAGCCGGAGCTTTTCACACTTACAAACCTTCAGATTTGATCCCTGAGCTGCAAGGCAGGTTCCCGATCAGAGTGGAGTTAGACAGCCTCAGCACTAAAGATTTCGTGAGGATTTTGACTGAGCCAAGAAACTCTTTGATCAAGCAGTATACCGCCCTTTTAGCCACAGAGGGGGTGGAGATAGAATTCGAGAAAGAGGCGATCGAGGAGATCGCACATATCGCCAATTTAGTAAACGAGCGGACTGAAAACATCGGTGCCAGGAGACTGCATACTGTGATGACCACTCTCTTAGAGGATATAATGTTCAGGATACCGGAGACGAAAATGGAGAAGATTGTGGTGACAAAGAAGATGGTGGAGGACACTTTAAAATCTATCGTCGAAGATAAGGATTTAAGCAGATATATACTTTAA
- a CDS encoding M28 family peptidase has product MFWRKVWLGGLGAFLTILFLNLSLASGSVLIRIELKTAKDYQLAAEVGLKAYVRLDKAYLGEIEKDKIEKLEVAKIPYQIIDETPFTQDYFLVSKTFFRAKANLSDYGQVLLDEDDLTLLKTDQNKALELLNAGYRLTRITPQVIPLKYTPPPSLAIPALSFSPERDTLVDQVSVDSITSYLLKLQAYDTRFVYSDSIVKARHWLYSKFKEFGIDSVYFYPFTAWDGYIRGNWMQDSNVVAVIPGTAAPDKVIVVGGHYDSVNWGMWNFNDPAPGADDNGSGTAATLEIARILAHHPLSKTVIFMPFAAEEVGLLGSSAYAYDAASQGKDIQLMINFDMIAHWPNSTEMNIHTYPPSLPYALLLVQMAGTYTNLTPHILGNSSGSDSWPFSQVGYNIIYSAERIFSDNWHLITDSVTNMNIPYMSQIVRMNLATLIEVAESPGPVENLQVMDAGDGEKLYLNWAPLQENNLVGYKVYSGTQSGVYTDTHFVAPTVHSDTLRNLQTGVPYYMAVAAVNNLGKESFYKIEIIGTPRSIPLAPSGLTAQTGYFKINLSWQSNQEADLAYYKVYRSLSSGSGFDSIATGIKGFSYQDSALQGGIWYYYCITAVDTLGNESSFSQEARMIAITLDQGVLVIDETGNSMGNPPMPSSDFQQDSLYSELFSGYQVSFYEYTDISTQPSIIDLGPYSTVVWLDDDFQIFNFVTDKDDNLIKEYLGYGGRFILFSWTGLRRFAGTLPKTFSAGSFVYDYLHISWANENPVNDFAGAFPYDTIFYLDIKSDTLKYISDWQGRLKYVNIFNLRPGAQPLYYFDSYSDNPAYEGKVCGLKYDGTDYKLAFFGLPLYYLEAPGAKEMVRSLMQDFGEPLGVEDHPNVSLPERYMLAQNYPNPFNPTTTLPFSLKVQGSTFKGPIHATLKIYNILGQLVRTLVDEEKAAGSYKIIWDGKDNSGKEVGSGIYFYQLKTEEYTATKKMVLLR; this is encoded by the coding sequence ATGTTCTGGAGAAAGGTTTGGCTTGGTGGCTTAGGGGCTTTCTTGACTATCCTTTTTCTTAACCTGTCTTTGGCTTCAGGGTCGGTTCTGATTAGGATCGAACTAAAGACTGCAAAGGATTACCAGTTAGCAGCTGAAGTTGGGCTGAAAGCCTATGTAAGACTGGATAAAGCTTATCTGGGTGAAATCGAGAAAGATAAGATCGAAAAATTAGAGGTTGCTAAAATTCCTTACCAGATTATAGATGAGACCCCCTTTACTCAGGATTATTTTCTGGTTTCAAAGACTTTTTTTAGAGCGAAAGCAAATCTTTCAGATTACGGGCAGGTTTTATTAGATGAGGATGATTTAACCTTACTGAAAACTGATCAGAACAAAGCTCTGGAGCTTCTTAATGCCGGGTATCGCCTGACCAGGATTACTCCACAGGTTATTCCTTTAAAATATACCCCTCCTCCTTCGCTTGCCATTCCAGCCTTATCCTTTTCTCCTGAAAGAGACACCCTGGTTGACCAGGTCTCAGTAGATTCTATAACCTCTTATCTATTAAAACTGCAGGCTTATGACACCAGATTTGTTTATTCTGATTCGATTGTAAAAGCAAGGCACTGGCTCTACAGCAAGTTCAAAGAGTTCGGGATCGACAGCGTTTATTTTTATCCTTTTACTGCGTGGGATGGCTATATCAGAGGAAACTGGATGCAGGATTCTAATGTGGTGGCGGTCATACCTGGGACCGCTGCACCGGATAAAGTTATTGTAGTAGGCGGACACTACGATTCTGTGAACTGGGGCATGTGGAATTTTAATGATCCAGCACCAGGAGCAGATGATAATGGCAGTGGAACTGCGGCTACTTTAGAGATAGCTAGGATATTGGCCCATCACCCCCTCTCCAAGACGGTGATCTTTATGCCTTTTGCAGCGGAGGAGGTTGGACTTCTGGGAAGCTCAGCTTATGCCTACGATGCAGCTTCTCAGGGAAAGGATATTCAGTTAATGATTAATTTTGATATGATAGCTCACTGGCCCAACTCAACTGAAATGAATATCCATACCTATCCACCTTCTTTGCCTTATGCTCTGCTTTTAGTCCAAATGGCAGGCACATATACCAACCTTACTCCTCACATCCTGGGGAATTCTTCTGGAAGTGATAGCTGGCCCTTTTCTCAAGTTGGATATAACATCATATACAGTGCTGAACGCATCTTCAGCGACAACTGGCACCTAATTACTGATTCTGTAACTAATATGAATATCCCTTATATGAGCCAGATCGTCAGGATGAACCTGGCTACTCTAATTGAGGTAGCAGAGTCTCCTGGTCCAGTTGAGAACTTGCAGGTAATGGATGCCGGAGACGGGGAGAAGCTTTATTTGAACTGGGCTCCTTTACAGGAGAATAATCTGGTTGGATACAAGGTATATTCTGGCACCCAGAGCGGGGTTTATACTGATACCCACTTTGTTGCTCCAACTGTCCACTCAGATACATTGCGAAATCTTCAAACCGGGGTGCCTTATTATATGGCTGTTGCCGCGGTGAATAATTTAGGCAAGGAAAGTTTTTACAAAATAGAGATCATAGGCACGCCGCGTTCAATTCCCCTGGCGCCTTCAGGCCTTACTGCCCAGACTGGCTATTTCAAGATAAACTTATCCTGGCAGTCTAATCAGGAGGCAGACCTTGCATATTATAAGGTTTATCGCAGCCTTAGCTCTGGCTCAGGTTTTGACAGTATCGCCACCGGGATAAAAGGTTTTTCCTATCAGGATAGCGCACTCCAGGGAGGGATCTGGTATTATTATTGCATAACCGCAGTGGATACCCTGGGGAATGAGAGCAGTTTTTCCCAGGAGGCGAGGATGATCGCCATAACCTTGGATCAGGGTGTTCTGGTAATAGATGAGACTGGCAACAGTATGGGAAACCCTCCTATGCCCTCCAGTGATTTTCAGCAGGATAGTTTGTATTCGGAGCTATTTTCCGGGTATCAGGTGAGTTTTTATGAATATACCGATATCTCCACCCAGCCCTCGATCATCGACTTGGGCCCTTATTCGACAGTGGTATGGCTGGATGATGATTTTCAGATCTTCAATTTTGTAACGGATAAAGATGATAACCTGATAAAGGAGTATTTGGGGTATGGAGGCAGGTTTATCTTATTTAGCTGGACTGGATTAAGAAGGTTCGCCGGCACTCTACCTAAGACATTTTCTGCGGGTAGTTTTGTGTATGATTATCTGCACATAAGCTGGGCAAATGAGAACCCTGTAAACGATTTTGCCGGAGCTTTTCCTTATGACACTATATTTTATCTGGACATTAAATCAGACACTTTAAAATATATAAGCGACTGGCAAGGTCGGTTAAAGTATGTGAATATATTCAATCTAAGACCTGGAGCCCAGCCATTATATTATTTTGATTCCTATTCGGATAACCCGGCTTATGAGGGGAAGGTATGCGGTTTGAAGTATGATGGGACTGATTACAAATTAGCTTTTTTTGGGTTGCCCTTATATTATCTGGAGGCACCTGGTGCAAAGGAAATGGTAAGGTCATTGATGCAGGATTTCGGGGAGCCGTTAGGAGTCGAAGACCATCCCAATGTGAGCCTTCCTGAAAGATATATGCTTGCGCAGAACTACCCCAATCCGTTTAACCCCACCACTACCCTGCCCTTCAGTTTAAAGGTTCAAGGTTCAACGTTCAAGGGACCCATCCACGCCACCCTGAAGATATACAACATCCTGGGGCAGTTGGTGAGGACTCTGGTGGATGAGGAGAAAGCAGCGGGGAGCTATAAGATCATCTGGGATGGTAAGGACAATTCTGGCAAAGAGGTAGGAAGCGGGATCTATTTCTACCAGTTAAAAACTGAGGAATACACAGCGACTAAGAAGATGGTTTTGCTGAGGTAA
- the argF gene encoding ornithine carbamoyltransferase: protein MKRDFLAVSDFSYKEVKEVFKLTADMKKGKIKPLPLKNKAAVCIFHKPSLRTRISFEVGIQQLGGRSLYITGNEFKLGKKDDPEKREWYYDGAEVLSRMIDLIVIRTFEHSGVEELAKFSRVPVINALTDLYHPCQILGDLFTIFEKKKRIENVSIAYVGDGNNVCNSFLDAASLIPLDLRIGTSPETMPDKKVLERAQKSRMSKIKLTNYPIEAVENADVIYTDVWASMGQEDLYESKARLLRRFQVNSQLIGYAKKDCLVMHCLPAHRGEEITDEAMDGKNSVVFDQAENRLHIQKGIIVELLKKSKG from the coding sequence ATGAAAAGAGATTTTTTGGCGGTTTCAGATTTTTCCTATAAAGAGGTCAAAGAGGTCTTCAAACTGACTGCGGATATGAAAAAGGGGAAAATTAAACCCCTGCCCCTTAAGAACAAAGCTGCGGTCTGCATATTCCACAAACCCTCTTTGAGAACCAGGATTAGTTTCGAGGTGGGAATCCAGCAGTTAGGAGGCAGGTCTCTTTACATTACCGGGAACGAATTCAAATTGGGCAAAAAAGACGATCCGGAAAAAAGGGAATGGTATTATGACGGTGCAGAGGTTTTATCCCGGATGATTGATCTTATCGTCATTCGCACTTTTGAACATTCCGGAGTCGAGGAATTAGCCAAATTCTCCAGGGTCCCAGTGATTAATGCCCTGACTGACCTTTACCATCCCTGTCAGATTTTAGGAGACCTTTTTACCATTTTCGAAAAGAAGAAAAGAATCGAAAATGTTTCCATCGCCTATGTTGGGGATGGCAATAACGTGTGCAACTCTTTTCTGGATGCAGCTTCCCTGATTCCTCTGGATTTGCGCATTGGTACCTCACCAGAAACAATGCCGGATAAAAAGGTTCTGGAGAGAGCGCAGAAATCCCGGATGAGCAAGATAAAGCTTACCAACTATCCAATCGAGGCAGTGGAAAATGCAGACGTTATCTATACTGACGTCTGGGCAAGCATGGGGCAGGAGGATCTTTATGAGTCAAAAGCCAGGCTGCTGCGAAGATTTCAGGTGAACTCTCAGCTTATCGGGTACGCCAAGAAGGATTGTCTGGTGATGCACTGCCTGCCTGCTCACCGGGGCGAGGAAATAACAGATGAGGCGATGGACGGGAAAAATTCTGTGGTCTTTGACCAGGCGGAGAACAGACTTCATATCCAGAAGGGGATTATCGTCGAGCTACTAAAGAAGTCTAAAGGCTAA
- a CDS encoding Glu/Leu/Phe/Val dehydrogenase: MSVNPFEMATQQLKDAAAKLKLDKGILKVLSQPERALEVSVPVVMDDGRIEVFTGYRVQYSSVRGPCKGGIRYHQDVTIDEVKALAAWMTWKCAVVNLPYGGGKGGIKVDPFKMSEAEVRRMTRRFTVMILPLIGPEKDIPAPDVNTGPSTMDWMMDTVSMFKGYCAPGVVTGKSIELGGSLGRKEATGRGVMICTRELLKRLKKDIKKCTVAVQGYGNVGSISATLLEQEGCKIVAVNDVSTGFYNPNGLNIKVINKYVETSKNHLLKGYSEKGAEEITSEKLLTLDVDVLVPAALEGQITEKNAKNVKAKIISEGANGPTTPEADKILSEKGTIVIPDILANAGGVACSYFEWVQDLQSFFWNEAEVNKKLEEVMSKSFAEVWDFSREKKVDMRNGAMMLAVNKVATALQKRGIFP; encoded by the coding sequence ATGAGTGTTAACCCGTTCGAAATGGCGACTCAACAGTTGAAAGATGCAGCCGCCAAGTTGAAGCTGGATAAAGGTATCCTGAAAGTCCTCAGCCAGCCGGAAAGAGCCCTGGAGGTCTCAGTGCCTGTAGTTATGGACGACGGCAGGATTGAGGTCTTTACTGGATACCGGGTTCAGTACAGCAGTGTCAGGGGACCGTGCAAAGGTGGTATAAGGTATCATCAGGATGTTACCATAGATGAGGTAAAAGCCTTAGCCGCCTGGATGACCTGGAAATGTGCAGTGGTAAATCTCCCTTATGGTGGAGGTAAGGGAGGAATAAAGGTCGATCCATTTAAGATGTCCGAGGCAGAGGTTCGCAGGATGACCCGCAGGTTTACAGTTATGATTTTGCCCTTGATCGGCCCGGAAAAAGATATACCGGCTCCGGATGTGAACACCGGACCTTCTACCATGGACTGGATGATGGATACGGTCAGTATGTTCAAGGGTTACTGCGCACCGGGTGTGGTCACCGGGAAATCGATCGAGTTAGGAGGTTCCCTCGGAAGAAAGGAAGCGACTGGCAGGGGAGTCATGATCTGCACTCGCGAACTTCTGAAGAGGTTGAAAAAGGATATCAAGAAATGTACGGTTGCGGTTCAGGGTTATGGTAATGTTGGCTCGATCTCGGCCACCCTTTTGGAGCAGGAAGGCTGCAAGATAGTTGCAGTGAACGATGTCTCCACCGGATTTTATAACCCCAATGGTTTGAATATCAAAGTAATCAATAAGTATGTTGAGACCTCCAAGAATCATCTGCTCAAAGGTTACAGCGAAAAAGGGGCTGAGGAGATAACCTCAGAGAAGCTTCTGACTCTGGACGTCGATGTTCTTGTTCCAGCTGCTTTAGAGGGACAGATAACTGAGAAAAATGCTAAAAACGTAAAAGCCAAGATAATATCCGAAGGAGCCAACGGACCGACTACGCCGGAGGCGGATAAGATTCTATCCGAAAAGGGAACCATTGTGATTCCGGATATCTTAGCCAATGCTGGTGGCGTGGCTTGCTCTTATTTCGAATGGGTTCAGGACCTGCAATCCTTTTTCTGGAATGAGGCGGAGGTGAATAAAAAACTCGAAGAGGTGATGTCCAAGAGTTTTGCAGAGGTCTGGGATTTCTCCAGAGAGAAGAAAGTGGACATGAGGAACGGGGCAATGATGTTAGCAGTGAACAAAGTGGCTACTGCCCTACAAAAAAGAGGGATTTTCCCATGA
- a CDS encoding PaaI family thioesterase, with protein MELIRRYSNCFVCGNLNDYGLKVDFFYDKGIARAEYVAGEKFQGYKDILHGGIISALLDEVMIKAVIARGILVVTAEIQVKFIKPVKIGEKLFLEGKITGEQKKIFTAEGTVSNSKGEIVAAGKGRFFKVTEEMRMVLEKSLE; from the coding sequence ATGGAATTGATAAGAAGATATTCGAACTGTTTTGTCTGCGGTAATCTGAATGATTATGGTTTGAAAGTTGATTTTTTTTATGATAAAGGCATAGCCAGAGCTGAATATGTGGCTGGGGAAAAATTTCAAGGATATAAGGATATATTGCATGGCGGGATCATCTCTGCTCTTTTAGATGAGGTGATGATTAAAGCCGTGATTGCGAGGGGTATTTTAGTAGTCACCGCTGAAATCCAGGTCAAATTCATCAAGCCGGTGAAAATTGGTGAGAAGTTGTTTCTGGAAGGGAAGATCACTGGAGAACAAAAGAAAATATTCACAGCCGAAGGGACAGTCAGCAACTCGAAAGGGGAAATAGTCGCTGCTGGGAAAGGAAGGTTTTTTAAAGTCACTGAAGAAATGCGAATGGTTTTAGAGAAAAGTTTAGAATAG
- a CDS encoding transglutaminase translates to MKKNIIVSLTLAWLVFSWIEVFAYTGEVDTSFATPAPCPTGVVFCGKNLWVADRKTDSLYAIKPEDGTVSKTISAPGYQPVGLAWDGKYLWCLDNEENLIFKVNPQTGIALKTIPSPSSSPKALAWDGKFLWVADNLAREINKISTEDGTTITTIPAPSSDIQGLAFDGKYLWVSDRTSNKIYMVTPDKGEVILFFDAPGPYARGLAWDGKNLWNVDYQTDKIYKIKIGDKDKLVCTNEKLEALEYTNQVRNYGPGTLEDLDIYLAIPQDLDNQKIIGKIEFMPEPSDILTDRWGQKVAHYHYKEVKATEFVTASMKVKAKLYSTKYFIFPEKVGSLKDIPKEIKEKYLVDDTKYSISDPFIQKSAAEAIGDEKNPYWIARKIYDYVQDKMRYELVGGWNIAPTVLKRGTGSCSEYSFVFIALCRAAGIPARYQGSVALRGDDASTDDVFHRWCEVYLPNYGWIPVDPSGGDQPSPEAQAAYFGNLANRYLITTVGGGGSEYLEWNYNSNETWTSSGKCKVFAEHIGEWLPLSEQQLSEQERIESAKTCQPKK, encoded by the coding sequence ATGAAAAAAAACATCATTGTTTCGTTGACTTTGGCTTGGCTGGTTTTCTCCTGGATTGAGGTTTTTGCCTATACTGGAGAGGTGGATACTTCCTTCGCCACCCCGGCACCCTGCCCCACTGGTGTGGTCTTCTGTGGAAAAAATCTATGGGTGGCTGATCGAAAAACTGATTCGCTCTATGCAATAAAACCGGAAGATGGCACAGTCAGTAAGACAATTTCAGCTCCAGGTTACCAGCCCGTAGGCTTAGCCTGGGACGGGAAATATCTCTGGTGTCTGGACAATGAAGAGAATCTGATCTTCAAAGTTAACCCCCAGACCGGGATAGCCTTGAAGACTATTCCCTCTCCTTCGTCCAGTCCCAAAGCTTTAGCCTGGGATGGAAAGTTTTTATGGGTGGCGGATAATTTGGCCAGGGAGATAAATAAAATAAGCACTGAAGACGGAACAACCATTACCACTATCCCTGCTCCATCATCAGACATTCAGGGATTAGCTTTTGATGGCAAATATCTCTGGGTTTCTGACAGGACGTCTAACAAGATTTATATGGTTACGCCTGATAAGGGAGAGGTTATCCTATTCTTCGATGCGCCTGGTCCTTATGCCCGGGGCCTTGCCTGGGATGGTAAAAACCTCTGGAATGTGGATTATCAGACAGACAAAATTTACAAGATCAAAATCGGAGACAAAGACAAGCTAGTCTGCACAAATGAAAAGTTAGAAGCTCTGGAGTATACCAATCAGGTGAGAAATTATGGTCCCGGAACCTTAGAGGATTTGGACATCTATTTAGCCATCCCCCAGGACCTGGATAATCAGAAAATAATAGGTAAAATAGAGTTTATGCCTGAACCTTCAGACATTCTCACTGACAGGTGGGGGCAGAAGGTGGCACATTATCATTATAAAGAAGTGAAAGCCACAGAATTTGTAACTGCTTCGATGAAAGTCAAAGCTAAACTTTATTCGACCAAGTACTTTATTTTTCCTGAAAAAGTGGGGAGTCTAAAAGATATACCCAAAGAGATAAAGGAAAAATATTTAGTGGATGATACCAAATACTCGATCTCTGATCCTTTCATTCAAAAGTCTGCGGCTGAGGCAATTGGTGATGAGAAAAACCCCTACTGGATTGCCCGGAAGATTTATGATTATGTTCAGGATAAGATGCGTTATGAATTGGTTGGAGGCTGGAATATCGCGCCAACCGTCTTAAAAAGAGGGACCGGCTCCTGTTCTGAATACAGCTTTGTCTTCATCGCTCTGTGTCGGGCTGCCGGTATTCCTGCAAGGTATCAAGGCTCAGTGGCCCTACGGGGGGATGATGCTTCAACGGATGATGTTTTTCACCGCTGGTGCGAAGTCTATCTTCCCAATTACGGCTGGATTCCGGTAGACCCTTCTGGAGGAGATCAGCCCTCGCCTGAAGCCCAGGCAGCTTATTTCGGGAATTTGGCTAATCGCTATTTGATCACTACTGTGGGAGGTGGAGGCTCAGAGTATTTAGAGTGGAATTACAATTCAAATGAGACCTGGACTTCTTCTGGTAAATGCAAAGTTTTTGCTGAGCATATCGGTGAATGGTTACCATTATCAGAACAACAACTTTCCGAACAGGAGCGGATCGAATCAGCAAAAACCTGCCAGCCTAAGAAATAA
- a CDS encoding F0F1 ATP synthase subunit epsilon — MFPLSIVTPEKTFYEEEVSSVIAPGIEGYLGILTDHAPLITALVPGKITVKNSSDAETVMTVSGGFLEVLKNKVVILADSVEFAKDIDLERATKALERARQRIKSKEKDIDIPRATAALKRAQNRIAVCEECIKEKTT, encoded by the coding sequence ATGTTTCCACTAAGCATTGTAACCCCGGAGAAAACCTTCTATGAGGAAGAGGTATCCTCAGTTATTGCGCCGGGTATCGAAGGGTATCTTGGTATTCTAACTGACCATGCTCCCTTGATCACTGCTTTAGTCCCGGGAAAGATTACCGTCAAGAATTCGAGTGATGCTGAGACTGTAATGACTGTAAGCGGTGGGTTTTTGGAGGTTTTGAAAAATAAAGTAGTGATTTTAGCAGATTCAGTAGAGTTTGCTAAAGATATCGATTTAGAAAGAGCAACAAAAGCTCTGGAAAGAGCAAGGCAAAGGATAAAATCAAAAGAAAAAGATATCGATATCCCTCGAGCAACAGCAGCCCTTAAAAGAGCTCAGAACAGGATTGCAGTTTGCGAAGAATGTATAAAAGAGAAAACAACTTAG
- the hslV gene encoding ATP-dependent protease subunit HslV, protein MIESNQKIYGTTILGIRHKGKVAIGGDGQVSFENTIIKQNARKLRRLYNDTILAGFAGASADAFALFDRFESKIEEFHGNLNRAAVELAKEWRMDKYLRRLEALIAVLDKEHALVISGNGDVIEPDDNIVAIGSGGPYALAAARALVEFSDLDARGIVQKSLEIASSICIFTNDKIIIEEL, encoded by the coding sequence ATGATTGAATCGAATCAAAAAATTTACGGGACGACTATTCTGGGGATCAGGCATAAGGGGAAGGTGGCTATAGGGGGTGATGGGCAGGTCAGCTTTGAGAACACCATCATCAAGCAGAACGCCAGGAAACTCAGACGGCTCTATAATGACACTATATTAGCCGGTTTCGCCGGAGCTTCTGCAGATGCCTTTGCCCTGTTTGACCGGTTCGAATCGAAAATCGAGGAATTTCACGGCAACCTTAACCGGGCAGCAGTGGAGCTGGCAAAAGAATGGAGGATGGATAAGTACTTAAGAAGGCTGGAAGCGCTCATAGCGGTTCTGGATAAGGAGCATGCCCTGGTAATCTCCGGGAACGGGGACGTGATCGAACCGGACGATAATATCGTGGCTATCGGCTCAGGTGGCCCTTATGCTTTGGCTGCAGCCAGGGCGTTAGTGGAGTTTTCAGACCTGGATGCCAGAGGGATAGTTCAGAAATCTCTGGAGATAGCTTCCTCGATATGCATTTTCACCAATGATAAGATAATAATAGAGGAATTATAA